The window ATAGCTGTCATCAAGTGGTCTTGAGCGTGAACCATGTAAAGGTCAACTTTTACATGGTTACCTTGTGCTTCTTGAGTCAACATATCAGTTTGAACATTGTGAGCATTTACTAAGCCTTCATTTGCTTGCTTAATAAATTCATCAGCCTTGTCAAAGTCGCCTTTTTTAGCAGCTTGGATTGCTTGCATAGCAGCAGCTTTTGCATTACCTGCTTGCATAATAATTCCCATTACAACTTGCATGTTATCGCTATTTTCTTGTGCCATAATTTAATTCTCCTAGATAGTATTTTTAAAATAAAAGATGCTCCTGACAATACTTTATTTTACTATGTCAGCGAGCATCTCCCATAAATTATTTTTGTTTTAATTCTTGAATTCCTTGATCAATTGCTGCATCACAGTCAATTGGTAGTTGCAGCATCATTTTTCCGTCTAATTCAAGCCCCTTAGGAATCTGAATAATACCTGGGAAATGATAGCCGTGATGGGCTTTAGTTTCATTATCTATATAGATAATGAAACTTGTCCATCTGCGCTAACGCCAATTTTGAAGTGATGACCATCACGATCAAATTCATTAACAATTTTTATTTCGTCATTCATTTTGACTATTTGTCGCCCATTAATTCTTGAGCAGTTTCAAGAACGTGTTCGCCATTCATCATGCCGTAGTCTTGCATGTTAATAACTGTTAATGGGATGCCTGCTGCATCAGTAATCTTCTTAACACTGTCTTCCATGTATTGAACTTGAGGCCCAAGCATCAATATATCTGGGTGTTCCTTGTCAATTTCGTCTTGAATACCTGATGCTGCAGTAGCAAAGATCTTGTAGTCCTTGCCTTTTTCTTTAGCTGCGTTTTGCATCTTGGATACTAATAATGAAGTTGACATTCCTGCTGAACAAGCAAGCATAATAGTTTTATCTGCCATAATAATTATCTCCTTTGTAAATACAATTAAGTGTTTTTCAGTGTTTGAGTGTTGATCTATAAATTAAATGTATGCACTTTCATCATTGAAAGCATTTACATTATAGCACTATTTTAATGATAAGTGTCAATTAATAACTGAAAAAATTATTTACTTTCAGCCTCGTCTTTCTTGAGAGTAGCAGCTTCACGTTTAACAAGAATGTTGTCGTATTTCTTAGCAAATGGCCAGTAAATTAAGGTTGAAATTACTAAGGTACATGCTTGCCAAATTGCCATCTTCCAGCCGCCAATTAGGAAGCCAGAAATAACTGCTGGCATCGTCCATGGACAGGCAAAACCATTTAGAGGAGGAACAATACCAGTTTTAATTACGAAGTAAGTTGAAATAGCAACTACAACTGGAGTTAAGAAGAATGGTATTGCAAGGAATGGATTCATAACAATTGGTAAACCAAATAGGAATGGTTCGTTAATGTTAAAGATACCAGGAACTAATTCAACTTTACCAATTGAACGTAATTGTGCTGATTTAGCAGCAATTAAGATAAAGATAATTAAACCAATAGTAATCCCTGAACCAGTTAAGTTAATGAAGTTATTGTAGAATTCATTAGTAACAACGTGAGCACCATTAGCAATAGTTAACTTGCCGGCCTTGTATAATTGTGCATTATCAAATGAGTTTGCTTGAAGCATAGGACCAGCTAAGGATCCAACAATTAAACCACCATGGACACCGAAGAACCAGAAGAATGGGACTAAGAATCCAATGGCAATTGCACCACCAAGTGAATCAGAGATACCTTGAAGTGGAATTTGAAGGGTTTGGTAGGTCCATTGTAAGAAGTCTGAACCAGTGGTTAGCTTGAAGCCTGCGTAAATAAGCATAGTACCAATTAAGATCATTCCTGATGGAATCATAGCAGTAAATTGGTTAGAAACAGCTGCTGGAACTTGTTCAGGCAACTTAATAGTCCAGCCTTTTTTCATAATAGCTGAATAAATCCAGCCGACTAATAAACCAACAATAATTGCGGCGATCATACCGTCTCCGCCAAGCCAGGTAATATTAAATACGCCTGTAACTGGGGATTCTAAGAAACTTTGTAAAGCATGTGGTAACTTGTCAATATTTTCGGTTACAGCTTTAGCAGTCATTTGACCGTCGATACCTTTAGCCATGGCATTCTTTAATGGACTGTCAATAGTTAAAGTTTGAAGCATTAAGAATGATGCTAAAGAAGTAAGACCGGGAGCTAATGGCTCATAGCCTTCATTTTTAACATAAATATAGGCGATACCAACAGATGCCCACATAGCCATGATACTAAAAGTAGTAGTGTAGGCTTGGTTAAAGAATGCTCCCCAACCAGAAGCATTGATTGCATCAGCTACTGATTTGATTGGAATATTTCCTAGAATAAGGAAGATAGAACCGATTAAGATAAATGGTAAAGTGTAAATCATACCATTTTGCAAGGCTTGGATGGCCTTGGTGTTAACAAATTTCATTACTGGGGGCAAGATGTGTTTATTAACGAAAACACTAAAGCCCGATTTTTTCTGTTCACTCATTATATTTCGTCTCCATTATTCTTTAATACTTTTTGGGACCAATAAAATGATTTCTTAGGAACACGTTTTAAATCTTTTAAGTCATGGTTTGACCGGTTAACATAGACAGCGCCGTAACGCTTTTCCACATCGGCATGCGAACTTGGAATATCAATTAGTCCCCAGCCTAGATAACCAAGAACTTTGGCACCATCTAAAAACATTGCATCTTTCATTGCTTTGATATGTTCTTCATGGTAAGCAATTCGTTCATCATCTTCGATCATATGCTCGCCGTCCCAAGTTTCTTTTAAGCCAATTCCGTTTTCGATTGGAAAGACTGGAATCTTGTAGTGGTTGTACATCGTCGTAATAGCGTTTCTAAAGCCAAGTGGATCAATCGTCCAGCCCCAAGCATTAGTCTTGAGATACTTGTTTTTAACACCGCCATAATTCATGTAACGGTTAGGTGCGATGTCTTCTGGAATTTTGTCAGCTGAGAGAGTCCAAGAAGAGTAGTAGCTGAAAGCTAAGAAATCAGCTTGGGCTTTTTTCATTTCTTCTTGATCTTCATCAGTGATATCCCAATTAATATGGTGATCTTTTGCATATTGCATAACTTCTGGCGAGTAACCACGCCCAGTATCTGCATCATAAATATTAAAGTTCAAAAATTCTTGAGCTTGCTTAGCAGCCCAAACATCAGTGGCTTTTGATGTTTCTGGGTAAATTTGCTGGTAGGCAAGCATACCGCCAATTTTTACATCATCATATTTTTCATGAATGTAATTAGCCAGTCGAATGTGGCTAATCATTGTATGGTGAAAGATGGTGTACATGTCGTCTAAGGTTTTATCGCCTTTTTCATAGCCAGAAATATTGAATACTTCATCTTGGAAGTAGAGATTATGTTCATTAAAGACAATCCAGTATTTAACTCGGTCTGAAAAATGATCGATCATCTTTTTACCAAATCTGACAAAGGCATCGACAACATGTCTTGACATAAAGCCGTTATATTCTTTGGCTAAATGTAGTGGCATGTCGAAGTGATAAAGACAAATCATGGGTTCAATACCACGTTTGAGCATGGCATTAATCAATTTGTCGTAAAAATCGATTCCTTTAAGATTAAATTTTCCGTCTCCTTCAGGACAAACTCTTGACCAGGAAATTTGAATACGATACATATTCATATTCATTTCTTTCATTAGGTCTAAATCTTCGTCATAACGGTGGTACTCATCAATTGCGGTGTGCCAATCTGTGGTGTTTTCTGTAGCAGGTCGTACATCGTAAACTGATAAGCCTTTACCATCCTCATTCCAGGCACCCTCAGTTTGCATACTTGAAACTGAATTGCCCCAGAAAAAGTCTTTAGGCATTTTCTGCTTATTCATAATATTCCCTCTTTGCAATCGCTTACACGTTTTACGCGTATAAATATAAACTTATTTTATATAAAAGTAAAGCACTTTAATATAAAAAATATATACTTTTGTAAAATTGGATAACAAAAAAAGACCGAGATAGTATTCTCAGTCCTTTTTGTGATGCTTTCAAACACATTTATTTAATAATAAAAAAGTGTCTATATAAAATTTAATGCTCTTTTTCAAAATCTGCAACAGCTCCACGCAAATTTGCTTCATTTTTTAAGGTACAGATGTCTAAAATTGGCTTAACAGTCGCAATATCTAATTTATTTCTTATTTTTGATATTTCATCATTAAGAAGAGGTATTAATTCTTGATTTTGAGAAATTCCGCCACCAATGATAATTTTTTCTGGATCAAAACTATGTTGAATATTATAAATAGCAGTAGCTAAAGCATGGATCAGCTTGCCGCGTTCTTCCTGTGCAACTAAATCATCGGTGTCAGCAAGTTCAAACACTGTCTTTCCATCAAAATTTTTACCAGTTTTTTCATTATGGCGTTTAGCCATAGAAACAGGAGAAGCCAAGACACTAAGTTGCTGACCATCAATAATCATAAAGCCAAACTCACCGCCGTATAGATGAGCACCATGCCAAATTTGGTTATTAATGATAACACTACCGCCGACTCCAGTTCCAATTACTAAAAATGCCATACTGCGGCAATCTTTAGCTGACCCAGCAACTAATTCAGCTAGAGCTGCGCAATTTGCATCATTTTCAATACTTACTGGCAAACCAAAGCGTTTTTCTAATTCAGGCACAATTTTGAAATTGTGAATATAAGGTAGAGCACTAGCGCCTTCAATTACTCCAGTCTTTTTATTAACAGCGCCGGGTGAAGAAATAGCTACACCGTCAATTTTATTATTAGTTTTGATTTCATTAACTGCATCGCTTAGTTTATGATAAAAAGTTTCTAAATTATCAGGCGTATCGACAGTGAAGACCATCTTTAATTTTTTATTTATCCAAGTAGCGATTTTAATTGTTGTCCCGCCAATATCAATTGCGATTAAATTCATAATAAATATTTCCTCTCTTATTCGAGTTACTTTCATGCTAATTATATATGAAGGCGATTTCAATAAGTATATATTTTTCATGTACTATAAATAACGTTAACTGCTTTGTTATAATAAAGGGAGTTGATATGAAAGGGAAGAAGCCATGAATACGCCATCATCAAGGCAAGGAAATTTAACTAGATATGCTGTTTATTTGGTTCTTTATTTGATAGTAATTGGAATAAAGAAATTAACATTATTAGATGATCAAGTAAATAAGATTGGATATTTTTTCTTTTTAATCTTTACGCTCTTTGCCTTATACTTTTACATTAGGCAATTCAATCGCGAACAACGATTCTTTGAAAAAAAGCCAAGTATGCCACTTTTAGCAGATTACAGTTTTCTTGTTGGTGTATCTATCTTGGTGATCTTAGGACGAATTTTTATTTCCTATCTTCAAGCCAAAGGAGCAGTTCCCTTGATGAATTTTCAGATAATTTATCAAAAGGGCGAAAGTAATCTTTTATTCTGGTTCTTTATTTTTTCAATCGGAATCTTAATCCCAGCGCTGCAAGTGTATTTAACAAGTGGTTTTTTCTTTAATTATGGCTTTAGGGCGCAAAATATGACTAGTGGAGTAGTGGGAATAATTTGCTCTGGTTTTTTCTTTGGTATTCTTAATTTTCAAGCGTCATTAGCTTTATTTGTGATCAACAGCCTTTACGGAATGCTGTTTGCCTGGTCATATTTATATTCGCAGCGCATTTTGATGCCAATTTATTTAGCAATTTTAAATGGAATTTTTATGGTGATCTTAGCATAATAAAAAACGAGGGACAGAATGTTCCTCGTTTTTTTATATAAGCGGATAGCGTGAATCGAACCCGCATCTTCAGCTTGGGAAGCTGACATTTTACCATTAAACTATACCCGCGTAAGCAAAATGATTATATCATTTTTGTTAACGATGTGGCAACTGATGCCGAGCTAAATTATATTCTGAACGATCAAGCAGAGAAGTGAAGTTTTGAAAAAGCCAGCGACGTAATTCTGATGGTTTTAAGACTAACGGCATGCGTTCATGAACGGGAAGAACAGTATTGTTAGCAACAGTTGTTACCATTGAAAAATCGTTGCCTTGATAAATGCCAGCGATTAAAGTCATTGGTTCTTCTATAGCAGTAAAAGATGAGTGCTCATGGTAAGTTTGATTATTTGAGGCAAGGTAAGTTTGTTTGCTGCTTTCCCAAAATTCACTGGCTAAGATAATGCAGCGCTGCCGAGCAAATGAGTTGTCCCACATTGACGGTTTTTCTTCGTAAAAACGTTCTACACGGGCATTGTAGAGAACGCGATTCTTTTGAAAGGGACTCGGATAGCCCCATTTCTTTTCAACCAGTTTTAATTCATTGTTGCTGTAAAGCATTACTAGGGATGAAGATTTAGGATAAATTTGTGTAGCAGCAGAAAATTTATCTTCGATATTTTTAGGTACAATCAGTGGTAATTTCAAGTCAGTTGTTAGGTAAGTCTTGATTTCTTTAAGAGATGGCATTGCAAAATGACTACACATGATTTTTCACTCTTTCTATCTTTAGTTAATTATTTTAATTTCATTCTAACAACTTTTGAGTAAGTTTAAACGAATAAGGTTTTTTGCTAGAATTGGAGGTAAAGCTAAAGATTAACAAATATTGGAGAAAATTATGACGAAAGAAATTTTATTAACTGGAGATAGACCAACTGGTAAGCTTCACATTGGTCACTATATTGGGTCCTTAAAAAACCGTGTTAAGCTGCAAAATGAAGGTAAATATGAACCTTACATTATGATTGCGGATACGCAAGCCTTAACTGATAATGCAAGAGATCCTGAAAAAATCAAAAATAGTTTGATTCAAGTAGCTTTAGACTACTTAGCTGTTGGTTTAGATCCTGAAAAATCTACTATTTATGTTCAATCGCAAATTCCCGCTCTTTTTGAGTTAACTGCATATTACATGGATTTAGTAACAGTTGCACGTCTAGAGAGAAATCCAACCGTTAAAACTGAAATTAAGCAAAAGAACTTCAAGGATTCAATCCCTGTAGGATTTTTAAACTATCCAGTTTCTCAAGCAGCAGATATTACTGCTTTTAAAGCGACAGTAGTCCCAGTTGGGGATGACCAAGAACCAATGCTTGAACAAACTCGTGAAATTGTACGTACTTTTAACCGAGTTTATAACACTGATATCTTAGTTGAGCCCAAGGGCTACTTCCCGCCAAAGGGTCAAGGAAGACTTCCGGGATTAGATGGAAATGCCAAAATGTCTAAATCATTAGGAAATGCGATCTATTTATCCGATGATGCAAAGACTGTGCAAAAGAAAGTAATGTCCATGTATACTGATCCAAATCACATCCATGTGGAAGATCCAGGTCAAGTTGAAGGTAACACTGTCTTTACTTATCTTGATGTATTTGCACCAGACAAGGATAAGGTTGCTGAACTTAAAGAACAATACCAAAAAGGTGGCCTAGGTGACGTTAAAATTAAACGTTACTTAAATAAGGTTCTTGAAGAAGAGCTTGGACCAATCAGAGAACGTCGTGAAAAGTTTGCTCAAAATCCAGATGCTGTTTATGAAATGCTACTAGAAGGATCAAAGAAGGCAAATGAAGTTGCTAATCAGACTCTACAAGAAGTTAGAGAGGCAATTGGTTTAAATTATTTTGATAGATTAAATAAATAATTTAAAGAGGGTAAGAACAATGACAAGAGACAGGATTCCGTGGAAGCAATATTTTATGATGCAGGCTTTAGTTATTGCACAACGTTCTACCTGTGATCGTGCCTTAGTCGGAAGTGTATTAGTTAAAGATGACCGGATGATTGCGACCGGATATAACGGTAGTGTTTCAGGACAGCCTCATTGTGATGATGTTGGTCATCTGATGGTTGATGGACATTGCGTAAGAACAATTCACTCTGAAATGAATGCCTTAATTCAATGCGCTAAAAATGGTATTTCAACTGAAGGTACTGAAATTTACGTTACTTATTTTCCTTGCTTTAATTGCAGTAAGTGCTTAGTGCAAGCTGGTATTAAGAAAATCAACTATTATTATGATTATCATGATAATCCTTTAGCCTTGAAATTATTGCGTGAAAAGGGCGTTGCAATTGAACAAGTAACGCTTGATCATAAATATGTTCAAAGCTTAGCAGACAGGCTGGAGAAGGCTGACAATGAAAAATAAAGTCATTGGTTTAGTGGCACTATTAATTTGCATATTAACATTGACTGCTAGCACAAAATCTTTTGTTAGTGATCCGCAAGGACTATTTGATAATCAGACGAAAGAACTTGTTAATCAAAAAAATGAGAGCTATCAAAAGACTAAAACTAAACCTGAAATTCGCCTTTTAAGCTTAAAAGACAGCAAGGATTTAAATCGAATTCAGCCATTAAAGAATCAGATAATTATTGCCGTTGCCCTTCAAAATAAAAAGAAAAATGTTCAAATTATTGTTGGTAAGAATTATCAAGATCTTTTAACTCAAAATAAATGTGGCAACATTATTCGGTATGCAGGGAATAAATTAAGGAGCAAAAAAGCAGCTACTTTTAATTCTGGGATTCGACTAGTTTTTAATGCTTGCGCTACTTTGGTTGCTCAAAAAGATAAGCTGTCTTATGATAAAAATTCGTTAACACAAGATGAACTGCAAAAAATAGATCATCCACAAAGTGTAAACTTGGTTTGGGGATTAGTAATTGCAGCTTTAATAAGTTTTGGATTAGTTCTATTTAAAAGCTTTCGAAAAAAGAAGTAGGGACTTGACTAATTCTTAGTTAGCCGTTAAAGTATCAATAGAAATTAAATATTAGAGCAAATAAACTGTTAGGTGAGACTCCTACGTGAACATATGCTGTCGCCCAGCAACATCCAGAGATGCCAACGGGTCAAACAGGGATCGTCGATATAAGGCCCTCCCCAGCCAGCTAGTTATTTTTAATAACCTTACGTCACGTAGTGTTAAAACTGAACGACGAGTATAAAAATCGCTTGGATTTGAGCCGATGCAGTTTTTGCATCGGCCTTTTTGTTTGTTTGCTAGGTTCTTAAGAAAGGATGTTGAAGATGTTCAAAATCAACACTTCCGGCACAAGAAATACTACAGACACCAAGCTGGTGCGCCGGATTGCATGCGAAGATAAGTTTGCGACGCTGCAACGATTAAAAACCTCAATTAGCGGCCTTCAAAGTAAAGATGCGAGGCAACGCTTAGCAAAGTACGGATCTAATGAAATAATAATTAAACATGATAAGACTAAACTTCACTATTTGTTAAAGGCTTTTGTAACTCCTTTTTCCCTCGTTCTGCTTTTTTTAGCAATTGTAGCAATTTTTTTAAATTCTTCTCAACGTACTCTTAACCTAAGTCCAGCAATTTTTGTTTTAGCAATTTTATTTATTTCAGTAATTTTAACTGCTATGCAAAATATTCGTATCAATACTAATATTCAAAACTTGATAAATCGAATTTCTAGAACAACTCAAGTAATGCGTGATTGTGAACCACAGAAACTTTTAACTCGTGATCTAACAATTGGTGATGTGGTACTACTTAAAGCTGGAGATATTGTTCCAGCGGACGTTAAATTACTCAAAAGTAATGATTTAGAATGTTCATTACTTGGTGAAGAAGATACTGTGAAAAAGAGAGCTACTAATTACACTGGCAAAAACAATAACTTAGATTACGCTAATATTTTATATGCAGGCACAATTATTCTTTCAGGTTCAGGAATTGGCGTTGTTTTTGCGACTGGTAAAGAAACTGTTTTTGGAAAAATAGCTCAAAATCTTTCTAAGATTAATCTAGAAAACAATCTTTTTAATTTTAGTATGAAAAAATTAACTAAAATCTTTTTGACATTAATCCTGATTATTGTTCCAGTTGTTTTGCTGATTAATGAAATAATACGTGGCAATTGGGAAAATGCTTTAATTTTCGCTATGGCAATTACTGTTGGTATAACGGCTGGAGTAATGCCGACAGCTATTGTAAATAATTTGGTAAAGGCCAATATCGATATGCCTAGGATTCGAGCGACATATGACAATTAATTATCTAAATGATTTGTAGGGATTCCGTATTTTACAGAATTCCTTTTTTTAATGTACAAATTAAGTCCTACATGCTATGTTATACTAGCAATTAAAAGACTTATGAGAGGAAGAATAAAGATGGCTGAAAAGAAAACTTTTTATATTACTACACCTATTTTCTATCCATCTGGAAAATTAACTATCGGTAATGCTTATACTGCGATTGCTGCTGATGCAATGACGCGTTATAAAAAATCTCGTGGTTTTGATACCTTCTTTTTAACAGGTACTGATGAACATGGCTTGAAGATTGAACAAAAAGCTGAAGCACAAGGTATTAAACCTCAAGAGTTTGTGGACAAAATGGCAGCTTCTTATAAAGAGTTATGGAAGATGCTAGATGTTTCTTATGATCGTTTCATTAGAACAACTGACGAAGACCACGTTAAGGCTGTGCAAAAGATTTTTGAAAAGCTGTTAAAGCAAGGCGATATTTACTTAGGTGAATATACTGGTTGGTATTCAGTTGAAGATGAAGAATACTTTACTGAATCACAACTTGCTGAAGTTTATAGAGATGATGATGGTAACGTTATTGGCGGAAAAGCTCCATCTGGTCATGAAGTTCGTTTGGTTAAAGAGCCTTCATACTTCTTTAGAATGAGTAAATATGCTGATCGACTTTTACAGTATTATAAGGATCATCCTGACTTTATCTTGCCACACTCTCGTGAAAAGGAAATGGTTAATAACTTTATCAAGCCAGGTCTAGAAGACTTGTCAGTAACTCGTACAACAGTTGACTGGGGAATTCCTGTGCCTAGTGATCCTAAACACGTTGTTTACGTTTGGATAGATGCTTTGTCAAACTATATTACTGCGCTTGGTTATGGCTCAGATGATGATTCATTATTTAAGAAATACTGGCCAGCTGATGTTCATTTAGTAGGTAAGGAAATTGTTCGTTTCCACACAATTTATTGGCCAATTATGTTAATGGCATTAGACTTGCCACTTCCTAAGCAGATTTTTGGCCATGGCTGGGTCTTAATGAGGGACGGCAAGATGTCTAAGTCTAAAGGTAATGCTGTTTATCCAGAAA of the Lactobacillus gasseri ATCC 33323 = JCM 1131 genome contains:
- a CDS encoding SOS response-associated peptidase family protein translates to MCSHFAMPSLKEIKTYLTTDLKLPLIVPKNIEDKFSAATQIYPKSSSLVMLYSNNELKLVEKKWGYPSPFQKNRVLYNARVERFYEEKPSMWDNSFARQRCIILASEFWESSKQTYLASNNQTYHEHSSFTAIEEPMTLIAGIYQGNDFSMVTTVANNTVLPVHERMPLVLKPSELRRWLFQNFTSLLDRSEYNLARHQLPHR
- a CDS encoding glycoside hydrolase family 1 protein → MNKQKMPKDFFWGNSVSSMQTEGAWNEDGKGLSVYDVRPATENTTDWHTAIDEYHRYDEDLDLMKEMNMNMYRIQISWSRVCPEGDGKFNLKGIDFYDKLINAMLKRGIEPMICLYHFDMPLHLAKEYNGFMSRHVVDAFVRFGKKMIDHFSDRVKYWIVFNEHNLYFQDEVFNISGYEKGDKTLDDMYTIFHHTMISHIRLANYIHEKYDDVKIGGMLAYQQIYPETSKATDVWAAKQAQEFLNFNIYDADTGRGYSPEVMQYAKDHHINWDITDEDQEEMKKAQADFLAFSYYSSWTLSADKIPEDIAPNRYMNYGGVKNKYLKTNAWGWTIDPLGFRNAITTMYNHYKIPVFPIENGIGLKETWDGEHMIEDDERIAYHEEHIKAMKDAMFLDGAKVLGYLGWGLIDIPSSHADVEKRYGAVYVNRSNHDLKDLKRVPKKSFYWSQKVLKNNGDEI
- a CDS encoding CPBP family intramembrane glutamic endopeptidase, whose amino-acid sequence is MNTPSSRQGNLTRYAVYLVLYLIVIGIKKLTLLDDQVNKIGYFFFLIFTLFALYFYIRQFNREQRFFEKKPSMPLLADYSFLVGVSILVILGRIFISYLQAKGAVPLMNFQIIYQKGESNLLFWFFIFSIGILIPALQVYLTSGFFFNYGFRAQNMTSGVVGIICSGFFFGILNFQASLALFVINSLYGMLFAWSYLYSQRILMPIYLAILNGIFMVILA
- a CDS encoding TPM domain-containing protein encodes the protein MKNKVIGLVALLICILTLTASTKSFVSDPQGLFDNQTKELVNQKNESYQKTKTKPEIRLLSLKDSKDLNRIQPLKNQIIIAVALQNKKKNVQIIVGKNYQDLLTQNKCGNIIRYAGNKLRSKKAATFNSGIRLVFNACATLVAQKDKLSYDKNSLTQDELQKIDHPQSVNLVWGLVIAALISFGLVLFKSFRKKK
- the trpS gene encoding tryptophan--tRNA ligase, whose translation is MTKEILLTGDRPTGKLHIGHYIGSLKNRVKLQNEGKYEPYIMIADTQALTDNARDPEKIKNSLIQVALDYLAVGLDPEKSTIYVQSQIPALFELTAYYMDLVTVARLERNPTVKTEIKQKNFKDSIPVGFLNYPVSQAADITAFKATVVPVGDDQEPMLEQTREIVRTFNRVYNTDILVEPKGYFPPKGQGRLPGLDGNAKMSKSLGNAIYLSDDAKTVQKKVMSMYTDPNHIHVEDPGQVEGNTVFTYLDVFAPDKDKVAELKEQYQKGGLGDVKIKRYLNKVLEEELGPIRERREKFAQNPDAVYEMLLEGSKKANEVANQTLQEVREAIGLNYFDRLNK
- a CDS encoding PTS sugar transporter subunit IIC, with protein sequence MSEQKKSGFSVFVNKHILPPVMKFVNTKAIQALQNGMIYTLPFILIGSIFLILGNIPIKSVADAINASGWGAFFNQAYTTTFSIMAMWASVGIAYIYVKNEGYEPLAPGLTSLASFLMLQTLTIDSPLKNAMAKGIDGQMTAKAVTENIDKLPHALQSFLESPVTGVFNITWLGGDGMIAAIIVGLLVGWIYSAIMKKGWTIKLPEQVPAAVSNQFTAMIPSGMILIGTMLIYAGFKLTTGSDFLQWTYQTLQIPLQGISDSLGGAIAIGFLVPFFWFFGVHGGLIVGSLAGPMLQANSFDNAQLYKAGKLTIANGAHVVTNEFYNNFINLTGSGITIGLIIFILIAAKSAQLRSIGKVELVPGIFNINEPFLFGLPIVMNPFLAIPFFLTPVVVAISTYFVIKTGIVPPLNGFACPWTMPAVISGFLIGGWKMAIWQACTLVISTLIYWPFAKKYDNILVKREAATLKKDEAESK
- a CDS encoding ROK family protein encodes the protein MNLIAIDIGGTTIKIATWINKKLKMVFTVDTPDNLETFYHKLSDAVNEIKTNNKIDGVAISSPGAVNKKTGVIEGASALPYIHNFKIVPELEKRFGLPVSIENDANCAALAELVAGSAKDCRSMAFLVIGTGVGGSVIINNQIWHGAHLYGGEFGFMIIDGQQLSVLASPVSMAKRHNEKTGKNFDGKTVFELADTDDLVAQEERGKLIHALATAIYNIQHSFDPEKIIIGGGISQNQELIPLLNDEISKIRNKLDIATVKPILDICTLKNEANLRGAVADFEKEH
- a CDS encoding PTS sugar transporter subunit IIB — its product is MADKTIMLACSAGMSTSLLVSKMQNAAKEKGKDYKIFATAASGIQDEIDKEHPDILMLGPQVQYMEDSVKKITDAAGIPLTVINMQDYGMMNGEHVLETAQELMGDK
- a CDS encoding PTS lactose/cellobiose transporter subunit IIA, with the translated sequence MAQENSDNMQVVMGIIMQAGNAKAAAMQAIQAAKKGDFDKADEFIKQANEGLVNAHNVQTDMLTQEAQGNHVKVDLYMVHAQDHLMTAITFIDLAKEVVAVYKKMAEK
- a CDS encoding cation-transporting P-type ATPase → MLKMFKINTSGTRNTTDTKLVRRIACEDKFATLQRLKTSISGLQSKDARQRLAKYGSNEIIIKHDKTKLHYLLKAFVTPFSLVLLFLAIVAIFLNSSQRTLNLSPAIFVLAILFISVILTAMQNIRINTNIQNLINRISRTTQVMRDCEPQKLLTRDLTIGDVVLLKAGDIVPADVKLLKSNDLECSLLGEEDTVKKRATNYTGKNNNLDYANILYAGTIILSGSGIGVVFATGKETVFGKIAQNLSKINLENNLFNFSMKKLTKIFLTLILIIVPVVLLINEIIRGNWENALIFAMAITVGITAGVMPTAIVNNLVKANIDMPRIRATYDN
- a CDS encoding deoxycytidylate deaminase, producing MTRDRIPWKQYFMMQALVIAQRSTCDRALVGSVLVKDDRMIATGYNGSVSGQPHCDDVGHLMVDGHCVRTIHSEMNALIQCAKNGISTEGTEIYVTYFPCFNCSKCLVQAGIKKINYYYDYHDNPLALKLLREKGVAIEQVTLDHKYVQSLADRLEKADNEK